One Motacilla alba alba isolate MOTALB_02 chromosome 15, Motacilla_alba_V1.0_pri, whole genome shotgun sequence DNA segment encodes these proteins:
- the PRR14L gene encoding protein PRR14L isoform X1, with product MLSSGVESLLDSSVFAVIEELYTGLPESTSRELMAVPGPSLGLEAQSDGPVPVLAHRDGPWTAAGGNFCQKTEDLNDMLQVISHGPAESFPEELLQAGDLAEDEKSRKRRFRKLDCPSDGYQKEDEEAQGAGDHHAARCPLTLGKSWSEQEDPHLHEPEAKSLRTCSTEIAGSLRNTEENQANVQVTAETLPKLTDEVQGMKADGTRIFSKAGYRNDRVSKGLPPESNQCPDIDTVMARAGVSETSILGFLEPLKVMDIGAATDHPQKTNDYSGSEARAAMPLRTGGSGVSVLELREEKLPRRNPLNEFSTSFANCQTCQQDEENDAYGFFKGPVPEQNEPRELFSAESCRTLSTQSSEALCPVLKSVCYLDFGNRPPESSSAVHRIIRETPQNYLPQNIRHHTLYDHGTGFSENQTSSSVPVELVREKGLSSAKTDPRELSATMGKSYSSESEEAAEVWRKNAVGDNVEICRWPEAQEAANSEQRHSPVFSSVASSPGEFSKEKFKILPSEGDKLKKDQWQFSVSDPCNNDIKENSLWVETRDIASHETVQKDIRFYSSASKIPPPSNHSCLHLSTKLEKDSSTAQLLEKEFESNTTSEELAGDLVGAAEADSNDSLSTGKKTNLFYTLNVTLPPVLQKSRDPHYSECLPCTNNEVSCRDKAWDNWSRKELIGASGAAAEDVAEVLLHKDKFKSSVNSMTFDNPNTASRVSQMNIKSSAGNMERTVTGLENEHCHTWLCNNKSIKNQCTAGSTSCILSGGTRVDEISLNSHSFGVEVGKIEENDNLEGASSSGYNSKEAIIFPEAHTHLARGSLLCENDWGNRGIALHGINYIPTGKTMFCSASTAEKSTATLARDEVSNKNMEVWEHFDLCKVMGSEIVCDKDEAKEHIGTRASQTDEFDKTRAVDSPNAPEGNQRNRTSEQLLVRYLNKSTCTHNFGSYNSLLGPWKRELDAREQEEMPLLTADPSGCSAPTCDPQPALDNVNAPTQHAGQAEETLCPLGNQFHPCQSESDVPVLGSKQHLESLTNQPNTGLQTVTGSVERNRSDPNHSEEVLLKTGGDLPLLDHKCAREARFKGAAQENVMGLDSLIGMKNEDSSGYMDSISDLIEEETIRLQEHENRCERNNKGALEENFSDDKPQCSQQARFIQCAKEKAELVFAGNKMQQSLPKIKWLVENQENTISTQFLPISSVHGSFSYKPESKNKFSDTENRECLSINAILNNSHPPLTIEPGKETVAQRGIGPSHFGKFDTQESCVETQAESETVSALNSHISLPEKEKLCMSPENTQRDNGDSSSAEVFSKDTSMRKILSVTISVKKKFSDIETPSSGNESAAGSLYGARSSRVCAHSKESLRGEGVCMPAVKDMDMSSPKSPPGQEKFKNTDKPENKNVLSDTENRECLSITPILNNSCRQLTIEPGKETDDQRGICASHSEKFDIQETSSKTRVDSETVSALNSRISLPEKKKLCMSPENTQRDITSADKKFSKDTSMTKILSVTISVKKKSSNTEVPSSGNESAAGSLNDAKSSRVCAHSKESLKGEGLCTPTKDMDKSSPEIPPGEEKFKNTCVEEMIGKEVAPRGRLPKDCPWALLEDSKESGSKIVRLRTENDGKVLEEIPRSKLNNLSKERQNDTKLPKLAGTSVLSETVHDCQAAAVSDTEAAPEVQGDTTPTFSPPLSTLSHSCKEPSPNCVVCSEACVPYKLNAWSKDNVKEIPEGQDQIPTCAVCKANGALCSERLDQIEERQVFIHKKYGKMEVHQLGKAQQEQKLEHQEKAKIILQPSMLHSSELLCSTSAELMTSRSKKFVRASEEIVAVRGSESKLCSTLQEVKRPKITTNFISSQFLKTQDSEMESLNLNLGYDGIPGAFGTTNKRRGITNKLRGPLPLKIQPGRTCKKVPTLYQLKTVRKIKNIKSSPVSEIPREMSPKQENLLLESLYSPCKPPIMEKETAMRFVHMPGQRAKRCSLLNSLKFRKCTKEPALLSKLSAMASKLLAPAKSSRNLEPLPYSSEILPVGDRYSQCRAKNLLEAFSCINRNIHSRWADSWCTKMFSFQPLALYPVQTTKMLSSDLSHKPPASFLDTSVFPISFHIKLDSSPVTDLRGITSQHSAHHSPVFRETPAPASKWTLSFLLSQSCSDTTAFQGDSCVNNELHSSHSTTTPRTVAVHPDPGRNTVAGRRGACSRLGLHTVLALSSPGCYRIWTRRRSLTSHIPTIQRLFISQLAQGLKGARFPRCVSDELVSSLPYSLGRVLSIWSQHGPSARPSEITPLHSNHCKWQPSVGIENSRAMLPHSPVQSMGALQTAGHATRLETSFPPPLPKPHALPESLPSPPRLSASELQIPALDEADSSVPACLRSQDDTELKKTEPEKRPKKVSQIRIRKTVPKPDPNLTPMGLPKPKRLKKKEFSLEEIYTNKNYKSPPPARSLETIFEEPKEKNGHLISVSQQKRKRILEFQDFTLPRKRKTRGKIKAVGSFTRAKRAALQSAELDVLLSQKLMDLEAFFAEEVEQEQPSSI from the exons ATGCTCTCATCTGGGGTGGAGTCTCTCCTTGattcttctgtgtttgctgtaaTAGAGGAGTTGTACACTGGACTGCCAGAGAGCACCTCCAGGGAACTCATGGCAGTGCCGGGGCCCAGCCTTGGCTTGGAGGCACAGTCTGATGGGCCGGTTCCCGTGCTGGCACACCGGGATGGGCCATGgactgctgctggaggaaacTTCTGCCAGAAGACGGAGGATTTGAATGATATGCTCCaggtgatttctcatgggccAGCAGAATCCTTTCCTGAAGAATTACTGCAAGCTGGAGACCTCGCAGAGgatgaaaaaagcagaaaaagacgCTTTAGAAAACTAGACTGTCCTAGTGATGGATACCAGAAAGAAGATGAAGAGGCACAAGGTGCTGGGGACCATCATGCTGCACGTTGCCCTTTAACTCTGGGGAAAAGTTGGTCAGAACAA GAGGACCCTCACTTACATGAGCCAGAGGCAAAGTCTTTGAGAACCTGTAGCACTGAAATTGCAGGATCTCTGAGGAACACAG AAGAAAACCAAGCAAATGTTCAGGTGACAGCTGAAACTCTGCCAAAGCTCACTGACGAAGTACAAGGTATGAAGGCTGATGGGACTAGGATATTTAGTAAAGCAGGATACAGGAATGACAGAGTGAGTAAAGGTCTTCCACCTGAGAGCAATCAATGCCCAGACATAGACACAGTCATGGCCAGAGCTGGGGTTTCAGAGACCAGCATCTTAGGGTTTTTAGAGCCTTTAAAAGTCATGGACATTGGAGCAGCTACAGATCATCCACAAAAAACAAATGACTATAGTGGGTCAGAAGCCCGTGCTGCCATGCCACTGAGAACAGGGGGGAGTGGTGTATCTGTTTTGGAGCTTAGAGAAGAAAAGTTACCCAGACGAAATCCTCTTAATGAATTCAGTACGTCATTTGCTAATTGCCAGACTTGTCAGCAGGATGAAGAAAACGATGCTTATGGCTTCTTTAAGGGTCCTGTACCTGAACAAAATGAACCTCGTGAGTTGTTCTCAGCAGAAAGCTGTAGAACACTGTCCACACAAAGTTCTGAAGCTCTATGTCCGGTTCTGAAAAGCGTCTGTTATTTGGACTTTGGAAATAGGCCACCAGAAAGCAGTTCTGCAGTTCACAGAATTATCAGGGAAACCCCCCAGAACTACCTTCCCCAAAACATCAGACATCACACTCTTTATGATCATGGAACTGGGTTTTCAGAAAACCAAACCTCTTCATCTGTACCAGTAGAGCTGGTGAGGGAAAAAGGATTATCTAGTGCAAAAACTGATCCTAGGGAATTAAGTGCTACGATGGGAAAATCATACAGCTCTGAATctgaagaagcagctgaagtCTGGAGAAAAAATGCTGTGGGAGATAACGTTGAAATTTGTAGGTGGCCTGAAGCTCAAGAGGCTGCTAATTCTGAGCAGCGTCATTCTCCAGTTTTTAGCTCTGTTGCTTCATCTCCTGGGGaattctcaaaagaaaaatttaaaatactccCATCAGAAGGTGATAAGTTGAAAAAGGACCAGTGGCAATTCTCTGTCAGTGACCCATGCAATAAtgatataaaagaaaatagtttgtgGGTGGAAACGAGAGACATTGCTTCCCATGAAACTGTGCAGAAAGACATACGCTTTTATAGTTCTGCCAGTAAAATCCCTCCTCCCAGTAACCACAGCTGTCTTCATCTTAGTACCAAGCTAGAAAAAGACTCATCCACGGCACAACTGCTTGAAAAGGAATTTGAGAGCAATACAACATCAGAAGAGTTGGCTGGTGATTTAGttggagctgcagaagctgaTAGTAATGACAGCTTATccactgggaagaaaacaaatttgtttTATACACTAAATGTAACTCTACCTCCTGTTTTACAAAAATCAAGAGACCCTCATTATAGTGAGTGTCTTCCTTGTACTAATAATGAAGTTTCATGCAGGGACAAGGCTTGGGATAATTGGTCTAGAAAAGAATTAATTGGtgcttctggagcagcagcGGAAGATGTTGCTGAAGTTTTGCTTCATAAAGACAAATTCAAGTCTTCTGTAAATTCCATGACTTTTGATAACCCTAATACAGCAAGCAGAGTATCCCAAATGAATATAAAATCTTCTGCAGGAAATATGGAGAGAACGGTCACTGGTTTAGAAAATGAACATTGTCACACATGGCTTTGTAATAATAAGAGTATAAAAAACCAGTGTACAGCTGGCAGTACTTCCTGTATTTTATCAGGGGGTACACGTGTGGATGAAATTTCCCTGAACAGTCATTCTTTTGGTGTTGAAGTTGGTAAGATTGAAGAAAATGATAATTTGGAAGGAGCGTCTTCATCAGGATATAACAGTAAAGAGGCAATCATCTTTCCAgaagcacacacacatttgGCACGTGGATCTCTTCTTTGTGAAAATGACTGGGGCAACAGAGGTATAGCTCTGCATGGAATAAATTATATTCCCACAGGAAAAACCATGTTTTGCTCAGCATCTACTGCAGAGAAGTCTACTGCTACCTTGGCAAGAGATGAGGTTTCAAATAAGAATATGGAGGTTTGGGAACACTTTGATCTTTGTAAAGTAATGGGCAGTGAAATTGTTTGTGACAAAGATGAGGCAAAAGAACACATTGGCACACGTGCTTCCCAGACAGATGAATTTGATAAAACAAGAGCTGTGGATTCCCCAAATGCTCCTGAAGGCAATCAGAGAAATAGGACTAGTGAGCAGCTATTAGTCAGATATTTGAACAAAAGCACCTGCACTCATAATTTTGGATCTTACAACTCTCTGTTAGGCCCATGGAAGAGAGAACTGGACGCACGTGAGCAGGAAGAAATGCCACTGCTCACAGCTGATCCCTCCGGGTGCAGCGCTCCAACCTGTGATCCACAGCCAGCACTCGACAACGTGAACGCTCCAACACAACATGCTGGCCAAGCAGAAGAGACCCTTTGTCCATTGGGGAATCAGTTTCATCCATGTCAGAGTGAGTCTGAtgtcccagtgctgggcagcaaGCAACATTTAGAAAGTttaaccaaccaaccaaacactGGCTTGCAAACTGTAACCGGTTCtgtggaaagaaacagaagtgatCCTAATCACAGTGAAGAGGTTCTGCTAAAGACAGGTGGTGACCTGCCTCTGTTAGACCATAAATGTGCAAGAGAAGCCAGGTTTAAAGGAGCTGCACAAGAGAATGTAATGGGTTTGGACTCTTTAATTGGTATGAAAAATGAAGATTCTTCAGGATACATGGACTCCATAAGTGATCTAATTGAAGAGGAGACAATCAGACTACAAGAACATGAGAACAGATGTGAAAGAAACAATAAAGGAGCTCTTGAAGAAAACTTTTCTGATGACAAACCACAGTGCTCACAGCAGGCTCGTTTTATCCAATGtgcaaaagagaaagcagagctggtgtttgcaggaaacaaaatgcagcaatCTTTGCCAAAGATAAAGTGGTTGGTGGAGAACCAGGAAAATACAATTAGTACTCAATTCCTGCCCATTTCATCAGTTCATGGGAGTTTTTCATACAAGCCTGAAAGTAAGAATAAGTTTTCAGATACTGAAAACAGAGAATGTCTGAGTATAAATGCTATCTTAAATAACTCTCACCCACCGTTAACTATTGAGCCTGGTAAAGAAACTGTTGCTCAAAGGGGCATTGGTCCATCTCATTTTGGAAAGTTTGACACCCAAGAATCTTGTGTTGAGACTCAAGCAGAGTCAGAAACTGTGTCAGCTCTGAACTCTCACATCTCTCTGcctgagaaggaaaagctgtgtaTGTCACCTGAGAATACACAAAGAGATAATGGTGATTCATCTTCAGCTGAAGTTTTTAGCAAAGATACTTCAATgagaaaaattctttctgtaACAATTTCCGTTAAGAAAAAATTCAGCGATATTGAGACCCCATCTTCAGGGAATGAATCAGCAGCTGGCTCTCTGTATGGTGCCAGAAGCTCAAGAGTTTGTGCCCACAGCAAAGAAAGTCTGAGAGGTGAGGGCGTTTGCATGCCAGCTGTCAAAGACATGGACATGAGCTCACCAAAAAGTCCTCCTGGTCAAGAGAAGTTTAAGAATACAGATaagccagaaaataaaaatgtgctttcagatacagaaaacagagaatgCCTGAGTATAACTCCTATCTTAAATAACTCTTGCCGACAGTTAACTATTGAGCCTGGTAAAGAAACAGATGATCAAAGGGGTATTTGTGCATCCCATTCTGAAAAGTTTGACATCCAAGAAACTTCTAGTAAGACTCGAGTGGATTCAGAAACTGTGTCAGCTCTGAACTCTCGCATCTCTCTGcctgagaagaaaaaactgTGTATGTCACCTGAGAATACACAAAGAGATATTACATCTGCAGACAAAAAATTCAGCAAAGATACTTCAATGACAAAAATTCTTTCTGTAACAATTTCCGTTAAGAAAAAATCCAGCAATACTGAGGTTCCATCTTCAGGGAATGAATCAGCAGCTGGCTCTCTGAATGATGCCAAAAGCTCAAGAGTTTGTGCCCACAGCAAAGAAAGTCTGAAAGGTGAGGGGCTTTGCACACCAACCAAAGACATGGACAAGAGCTCACCAGAAATTCCACCTGGTGAAGAGAAATTTAAGAATACCTGTGTAGAAGAGATGATAGGAAAAGAGGTGGCCCCTAGAGGAAGGTTGCCCAAAGATTGTCCATGGGCCTTGTTGGAAGATTCTAAAGAGTCTGGTAGCAAAATAGTCCGCCTCAGGACTGAGAATGATGGAAAGGTTTTGGAAGAAATCCCAAGATCCAAACTAAATaatctttcaaaagaaagacaaaatgatACAAAGCTCCCAAAGTTAGCAGGTACCAGTGTACTTTCAGAAACTGTGCATGattgccaggctgcagctgtaTCTGACACAGAGGCTGCCCCAGAAGTGCAGGGTGATACAACGCccacattttctcctcctctgagcACACTATCACACAGTTGCAAAGAACCATCCCCAAACTGTGTGGTTTGCAGTGAAGCATGTGTGCCTTACAAATTAAATGCATGGAGCAAAGATAACGTAAAGGAAATACCAGAAGGCCAGGACCAAATACCAACTTGTGCAGTTTGCAAGGCAAATGGGGCTTTATGTTCAGAGAGACTTGATCAAATAGAGGAACGTCAAGTATTTATACATAAGAAGTACGGCAAGATGGAAGTACATCAGTTGGGCAAGGCACAACAAGAACAGAAGTTAGAACATCAGGAGAAAGCAAAAATCATACTGCAACCAAGTATGTTGCACAGTTCTGAACTCTtatgcagcacttcagctgaGTTGATGACATCTAGAAGTAAGAAGTTTGTAAGGGCTTCAGAGGAGATTGTTGCTGTAAGAGGCAGTGAAAGTAAACTATGTAGCACTTTACAAGAAGTTAAAAGGCCAAAGATTACCACAAATTTTATTAGTTCACAGTTTTTGAAGACTCAGGATTCAGAAATGGAAAGCCTGAACCTTAATTTAGGGTATGATGGGATCCCTGGTGCCTTTGGAACTACAAATAAACGAAGAGGAATTACAAATAAACTAAGAGGACctcttccattaaaaatacaacCTGGAAGGACATGCAAAAAAGTTCCCACATTGTATCAGCTAAAAACCgtaagaaaaatcaaaaatattaaaagttcaCCTGTCTCTGAGATTCCCCGGGAAATGTCCCCTAAACAGGAAAACCTTCTTCTGGAATCTTTGTACTCTCCTTGTAAACCACCGAtaatggaaaaggaaacagcCATGAGATTTGTGCATATGCCAGGGCAGAGGGCCAAGAGGTGCAGTTTGTTGAACAGCTTGAAATTTAGAAAATGTACCAAAGAACCAGCATTGTTGAGCAAGTTGTCTGCAATGGCCAGCAAGCTCCTGGCCCCTGCCAAAAGCAGTCGTAACTTAGAACCTCTGCCATATTCTTCTGAAATTCTTCCGGTGGGTGACAGGTACAGCCAATGTAGAGCTAAAAATCTCTTGGAAGCCTTTTCTTGCATTAACAGGAATATACACTCACGCTGGGCTGACAGCTGGTGCACCAAGATGTTCAGCTTTCAGCCTTTGGCACTTTATCCTGTACAAACTACCAAAATGCTTTCTTCAGACTTAAGCCACAAGCCTCCAGCCTCTTTCTTGGACACCTCAGTTTTCCCAATTTCTTTTCACATAAAATTGGACTCCAGTCCTGTGACAGACCTCAGAGGGATTACATCCCAGCACTCTGCACATCACAGCCCAGTTTTCAGAGAAACGCCAGCACCAGCTTCAAAGTGGACtttgtcttttctcctttctcagaGCTGTTCAGATACAACAGCTTTCCAGGGAGATTCCTGTGTAAATAATGAGCTTCATTCCTCACACTCCACAACAACCCCCAGGACTGTTGCTGTTCATCCTGACCCTGGAAGAAACACTGTAGCTGGAAGAAGAGGAGCTTGTTCCAGGCTTGGCCTTCACACAGTGTTAGCACTTTCTTCCCCTGGATGTTACAGGATTTGGACAAGAAGAAGAAGCTTAACCAGCCACATTCCTACCATCCAGAGACTATTTATATCGCAGTTGGCACAGGGTTTGAAAGGGGCCAGGTTCCCGAGGTGTGTATCCGATGAGCTCGTCTCCTCATTGCCATACTCACTGGGCAGGGTGTTGTCCATATGGAGTCAGCACGGTCCTTCTGCCCGTCCTTCCGAAATCACTCCTCTCCATTCCAACCACTGCAAGTGGCAGCCAAGTGTGGGCATCGAGAACAG CCGTGCCATGTTACCACACTCACCTGTACAGAGTATGGGAGCACTGCAGACTGCAGGCCATGCCACACG TCTGGAAACGTCATTCCCTCCTCCGTTACCAAAGCCTCATGCACTTCCAGAGTCATTGCCATCTCCCCCCAGGCTTTCAGCATCTGAGCTCCAGATCCCTGCCCTTGATGAAGCAGATTCTTCTGTTCCAGCCTGTCTGAGATCCCAAGATgacacagaactgaaaaaa ACTGAGCCAGAAAAGAGGCCAAAGAAAGTTTCACAGATCCGAATCAGGAAAACTGTTCCTAAGCCAGACCCTAACCTTACTCCAATGGGACTACCCAAACCAAAAAG GCTTAAGAAGAAAGAATTTAGTTTAGAAGAAATTTACACAAACAAGAACTATAAgtcccctcctcctgccag gaGCTTGGAAACAATCTTTGAGGagcccaaggagaaaaatggaCACTTGATCTC